From a single Scomber japonicus isolate fScoJap1 chromosome 12, fScoJap1.pri, whole genome shotgun sequence genomic region:
- the LOC128369737 gene encoding uncharacterized protein LOC128369737 — MEDVFQSGRMMTYCHLNVNVPILQLWFNVELELMEDFRLCRRAIHALQRLLKSEQDHGWGHELEVLIYLYWLAHGLSYRVVSRVFHVPRSTVHRVIHKTAQHIWNNLHRAISFPTPADLDNIGLGFGQLSRNPVFNKAVGAIDGCHIRVKPPSLHRLDYLNYKGFFSINMQAICDASGRFLDVFVGYPGSVHDTRILKNSPFYLSKRYPPDGYFLLGDGGYPCLETPICLITPYKEPVNGREQQRFNYHQSKGRTIVERAFGVMKTRWRSTLFKALEVKPTFAPQVIASCAFLHNVCIDNGDVLEPDDDVAQDIMAPGPLQEAPAPHERPGNATRDRLAALITGNIEVPQ, encoded by the exons ATGGAGGATGTCTTTCAG agtGGCCGTATGATGACCTACTGTCATCTCAATGTCAATGTGCCCATCCTGCAGTTGTGGTTCAATGTAGAGCTGGAGCTCATGGAGGACTTTAGGCTGTGTAGACGTGCCATACATGCCCTGCAGAGACTGCTGAAAAGCGAGCAGGATCATGGCTGGGGCCATGAACTGGAGGTCCTCATATACCTTTACTGGCTTGCTCATGGACTGTCGTATCGTGTAGTGTCACGGGTATTCCACGTACCCCGATCAACAGTCCACCGAGTCATTCACAAAACTGCTCAACACATTTGGAACAACCTACATCGAGCCATTTCTTTCCCCACGCCTGCAGATCTGGACAATATTGGACTTGGATTTGGCCAGCTATCTAGAAATCCAGTGTTCAATAAAGCTGTGGGTGCCATTGATGGCTGTCACATTCGAGTCAAGCCCCCATCACTACACCGGTTGGACTATCTCAACTACAAGGGGTTTTTCTCTATTAACATGCAGGCCATTTGTGATGCATCTGGGAGATTCCTAGATGTTTTTGTTGGATACCCAGGTTCTGTACATGACACCcggattttaaaaaatagccCCTTTTACTTGTCTAAAAGGTACCCTCCCGATGGATACTTTCTGCTTGGCGATGGTGGATATCCATGTTTGGAGACTCCAATCTGCCTAATCACGCCATACAAGGAACCAGTGAATGGACGGGAGCAGCAAAGATTTAACTACCATCAGTCAAAGGGGCGTACGATAGTCGAGAGAGCTTTTGGTGTGATGAAGACCCGATGGAGGTCTACTCTTTTCAAGGCCTTGGAGGTGAAGCCCACATTTGCGCCTCAGGTTATTGCATCGTGTGCATTCCTCCACAATGTCTGCATAGACAACGGCGATGTCCTTGAACCTGACGATGATGTGGCACAGGACATCATGGCTCCAGGACCTCTGCAGGAAGCCCCTGCACCACATGAGAGGCCAGGGAATGCCACGAGGGACAGGCTTGCTGCCCTGATCACTGGCAATATAGAGGTGCCTCAGTAG